From Helicoverpa armigera isolate CAAS_96S chromosome 19, ASM3070526v1, whole genome shotgun sequence, one genomic window encodes:
- the LOC110373272 gene encoding uncharacterized protein LOC110373272, producing MDSAQSILDDSFTAKLIDEIEKRPPLYNNNLRAYADVYLKKILWEEICEEVIPQWNQLSSETKTKTGRDLQNKWANLRTCFRRELNAQKNPKSGQASTKRRQYIYFQQLLFLLPYVGNQKNESSKRSDDTDNAEDDEEAGTSRFSIPSRKKPKMESNKYVDEVLNEAQKNNEMKIDADTNFALSLVPSLQKLTDEEKIDAKIAILKVFKNTTEARYTNTLQAIPQSTNSHMMEQPMSSFQYTRSSLHTFQ from the exons ATGGATTCAGCTCAATCCATACTCGACGACTCGTTTACTGCTAAGCTGATTGATGAAATAGAAAAAAGACCTCCACTTTATAATAACAACTTAAGAGCTTATGCAGATgtgtatttaaagaaaatactatGGGAAGAAATTTGTGAAGAGGTTATACCGCAGTGGAATCAGCTAAGTTCTGAAACGAAAACGAAAACAG GTCGCGATTTGCAAAACAAATGGGCAAATTTACGAACCTGCTTTCGTCGGGAATTGAACGCTCAAAAAAACCCAAAATCGGGACAAGCTTCGACCAAAAGGCGCCAGTATATCTACTTtcagcaattattatttttacttccaTATGTTGGAAATCAAAAAAATGAAAGTAGCAAGCGCAGTGACGATACAGATAATGCTGAAGATGATGAGGAAGCTGGTACTAGCAGATTCTCGATTCCTAGCCGAAAGAAACCAAAGATGGAATCGAATAAGTATGTGGACGAAGTCTTAAACGAGGcacagaaaaataatgaaatgaaaatagatGCTGATACAAATTTTGCCCTATCGCTTGTTCCATCTCTTCAGAAACTAACTGATGAAGAAAAAATTGACGCCAAGATTGCTATACTAAAAGTTTTTAAGAATACAACAGAGGCTAGGTATACAAATACTTTACAAGCAATACCTCAATCAACTAATAGCCACATGATGGAACAGCCCATGTCTTCATTTCAGTACACAAGATCATCATTGCATACTTTCCAGTAA